The DNA segment AGCGGAAAGAAGTTCGAGCTCGGACGAGTCAACTTCGCAACCGTTTCCTTGAACGGAATCTCGGTTTCTGACGGCGCATTGAGCTTCAGTGGAGCTGCAGTTTCTCTCACCGAACAAGGTGCCAAGGCATTTGCCGGATTCTACAAACCTGGTGAAACACTTGATTCGATGTCCTCACAAGTCACCTTGGTGCCAGCAACCGAATGTGATCCGGTAACCGGCGAACTCATCGAATACGGTGCATTCGGTACCGCCCTTGCCAAGACGGGTATCGAAACCCAAGGTATGTTACTTGGTTCGATTCTTCTGCTCTTTGCAGGTCTCGGAGCACTCGGTGTTCGCCGTAGGCGCTTACACGTTGCGTGAGGTAAATAAACCGACAAGAAAACAACCTAAAAATAACTGAGTAAAATCAGTTACGACCAAAACAACCAACGGTGTGGAGCACAACATGTGCTCCACACCGTGTTCGGCGAAAAGAACTAAACACCACCATGAACCGAAAACTAGCAGCACTTCTCGCTTTGTCAGCATTAGCACTCAGCGCCTGCACAACACCCGTCCACCCTGATGAAAAACCACAAGAAACCTCTGCTCCACGCAGCGAAAAAACAACCACCAGCATTGAATTGCCAAACCCACACGACATGAGTGGACTTCGTGTGGTTGCCGATATTGACGATCCGCAACCAATTAGCGGAAACTTCCCGCAGAAACTGCCAGTCACAGTTACTGATGTCGAAGGAAATAGCGTCACCGTCACCGACACATCCCGCATTTTAGCGCTCGATCTTCCCGGCACGTTAAGCCGGACTGTCATTGCCCTTGGATATGGGGAAAACCTTGTCGGTCGCACAGTCTCTTCAACCGAACAACAACTCCAAGCACTACCGGTAGTCACCGAAAACGGGCACACGCTCAATACTGAAGCTATTCTCTCCCTCAACCCTACGGTAATTATCGCTGACCGTAGCGTCGGACCGCCAGAGGCGCTCGACCAACTTCGCGCTTCTGGCATCCCTCTTGTCCTCATCGACGCCCAACGCGGACTAGAGCAAAACACGCCACTGATTACCGCAGTCGCCCAAGCACTCGGAAATCCAGAAGCCGGCCAAGCACTCGCCAAACGCACCGAAGAAGAAACCCGCGATGCGCTCGAACAGATTAAAGACTGGACCCCTGAGCAACCAATGGAAGCAGCCTTCCTTTATGTGCGCGGAACCGGGGGAGTATTCTTCATTCTCGGAGCCAACGAAGGCGCTTCGGCGTTGCTCACATCCGTTGGGGCAAAGGACCTCGCTAGCGAACAAGGAATCACCGGGCTCACCCCTGCCAATGCTGAATCCCTCGTCGCACTTAACCCAGAAGTCATCTTCACCATGAGTGCCGGTCTCGAATCCACCAACGGCGTTGAAGGACTTCTTGCTCGACCTGGCGTTGCCGAAACTAGGGCCGGTCAAAACCAACGGATAGTCGCCATCCCAGATGGACTATCACTATCGTTTGGTCCACAAACTGGTCAAACCCTGCTTGCTGTGGCCCGCGCGTTATACGGAATTGAGTAACCATATGGCTTCTGTCACTGCGGGCATAGCCCGTCGAAACGCACGTGTGGCCCTGACCTTTGCAATCGTGATCATCGCTTTGTGCTTGGCAACTTTAGTCTCGGCCCTATTGGGGCAATACCCCATCGGTGTAGGCGAAGTGCTACGCTCTCTCTTTGCACCCCTCGGCTTGACTGAATACCCGCACGAGCCCCTCGCGTTTTCAACCCTGTGGAACATCCGTTTTCCGCGAATTTGCCTTGGCCTGCTCGTCGGTGCTGCACTCGCAGTGGCCGGCGCTGTCATGCAAGCGGTTTTTTCCAATCCGCTTGCCGAACCAGGAATCGTGGGTGTATCGTCCGGAGCCTCCGTCGGTGCAGCCTTGGCACTCGTTTTCGCACCCCATGCGCTCGCAGGTTTTTCTGTGCCACTTGCCGCGTTTCTCTCTGGCTTGGCAGCTGCGACAATCGTGTACACGCTCTCGCGCTCCCAAGGCAAAGCCGACGTGATTGTCCTTGTGCTAACCGGTATCGCCGTCACCGCCGTGTGTA comes from the Arcanobacterium phocisimile genome and includes:
- a CDS encoding FecCD family ABC transporter permease; translation: MASVTAGIARRNARVALTFAIVIIALCLATLVSALLGQYPIGVGEVLRSLFAPLGLTEYPHEPLAFSTLWNIRFPRICLGLLVGAALAVAGAVMQAVFSNPLAEPGIVGVSSGASVGAALALVFAPHALAGFSVPLAAFLSGLAAATIVYTLSRSQGKADVIVLVLTGIAVTAVCTALASIATYIAPTTARDHIVFWQMGSLNGTVWSHVWIVAIVVTFGIAVSFTLAQQLDTLSLGERAAGHVGINVQRLRLIAITLATLLTAAAVSYAGVIAFVGLIVPHVMRLALGPVNRVLLPASMFAGALLITLSDLAARTIIPFADLPIGIFTALVGGPTFFILLRTRLRMGR
- a CDS encoding heme/hemin ABC transporter substrate-binding protein: MNRKLAALLALSALALSACTTPVHPDEKPQETSAPRSEKTTTSIELPNPHDMSGLRVVADIDDPQPISGNFPQKLPVTVTDVEGNSVTVTDTSRILALDLPGTLSRTVIALGYGENLVGRTVSSTEQQLQALPVVTENGHTLNTEAILSLNPTVIIADRSVGPPEALDQLRASGIPLVLIDAQRGLEQNTPLITAVAQALGNPEAGQALAKRTEEETRDALEQIKDWTPEQPMEAAFLYVRGTGGVFFILGANEGASALLTSVGAKDLASEQGITGLTPANAESLVALNPEVIFTMSAGLESTNGVEGLLARPGVAETRAGQNQRIVAIPDGLSLSFGPQTGQTLLAVARALYGIE